The nucleotide sequence TTAGACCTATTGCTATTTTTACCTGTTTACCGCTCAATTTCTTTTTCATCAGATAAGCTCCAAACAAAGCGCCTGCAATTGAACCAATTGCACAAAAAATCAATAGTTTAATATCAATATTCCCGAGGGAAACATGGCCTAAGAATCCTGAGAATGAGGAGAATATCACGATAAAAGCCGTTGTTGCCGCCGCCTTTTTCGGATTAAA is from Nitrospirota bacterium and encodes:
- a CDS encoding sulfite exporter TauE/SafE family protein; its protein translation is FNPKKAAATTAFIVIFSSFSGFLGHVSLGNIDIKLLIFCAIGSIAGALFGAYLMKKKLSGKQVKIAIGLILYIIAVKMVWDLIK